In Halovivax gelatinilyticus, the following are encoded in one genomic region:
- a CDS encoding ATP-NAD kinase family protein — translation MTRLGFVVNPIAGMGGRVGLKGTDGMVAEARERGAEPRAPDRAREAIEAFLGREPDATIVTAEAPMGADAVREAGGDPQVVYSPEADAYTETSSQDTSAAVEAILDAGVDLVCFVGGDGTAVDVAEVINAVGSDTPMLGVPAGVKIYSAVFGVTPADAGRVAATFDDVEPREVNDIDEAAYREGTVRSELKAVVRVPVTRSVQSGKQLARGTIDTVAAGYARGIEDGRTYVFGPGGTVGSIESELDIDASPLGVDVWRDGSVLVRDGSEDEILESIESPTTVVVSPIGGQGFIFGRGNHQLSPAVLGRADEIDVVASDEKLDALDVLRVDIDDAELAESLRGWQEVRTGRFTTRLIKVE, via the coding sequence ATGACGCGGCTGGGCTTCGTCGTAAATCCGATCGCCGGAATGGGCGGTCGGGTCGGGTTGAAGGGGACCGACGGCATGGTAGCGGAGGCTCGCGAACGCGGTGCGGAGCCGCGGGCGCCAGATCGAGCGCGAGAAGCGATCGAGGCGTTTCTCGGACGCGAACCGGACGCGACCATCGTCACCGCTGAGGCCCCGATGGGGGCGGACGCGGTTCGCGAGGCTGGTGGGGATCCACAGGTCGTCTACAGCCCGGAGGCCGACGCGTACACCGAGACGTCATCGCAGGATACGAGCGCGGCGGTCGAGGCGATCCTGGATGCGGGCGTCGATCTCGTCTGCTTCGTCGGCGGTGACGGGACTGCCGTCGACGTCGCCGAAGTCATCAATGCCGTCGGTAGTGACACGCCGATGCTCGGGGTTCCCGCCGGCGTAAAGATCTATTCGGCGGTGTTCGGCGTTACCCCGGCCGACGCCGGACGCGTCGCGGCGACGTTCGACGACGTCGAACCGCGCGAGGTCAACGATATCGACGAAGCGGCCTATCGAGAGGGAACCGTTCGGTCGGAGTTAAAGGCCGTCGTCCGGGTTCCGGTGACCCGATCCGTCCAGTCTGGAAAACAACTCGCGCGTGGGACGATCGATACGGTCGCGGCCGGCTACGCTCGGGGTATCGAAGACGGCCGAACTTACGTGTTTGGCCCGGGCGGAACGGTCGGCTCTATCGAGTCGGAACTCGACATTGACGCGTCGCCGCTCGGCGTCGACGTCTGGCGCGATGGCTCCGTGTTGGTGCGGGACGGATCCGAAGACGAGATCCTGGAATCGATCGAGTCGCCGACGACCGTCGTCGTCTCGCCGATCGGCGGCCAGGGGTTCATCTTCGGGCGAGGCAATCACCAGCTCTCGCCCGCCGTCCTCGGACGTGCCGACGAGATAGACGTCGTCGCCTCGGACGAGAAACTCGACGCGCTCGACGTCCTTCGCGTCGACATCGACGATGCCGAACTCGCCGAGTCGCTCCGGGGCTGGCAAGAAGTCAGGACGGGGCGGTTTACGACCCGATTGATCAAAGTCGAGTAA
- a CDS encoding DMT family transporter codes for MYPPTDVRVAPYTALVVAILAASTSAILVRWSVAPSSVAALYRVLFTTLLVAPVAFVFHRSEFGRLTRGDLFFATLAGIALAVHFATWFESLNHTSVAASVTLVQTQPIFVAVGAWLVLNERITSATVVGIVVAIIGAGTMSFGDAGQAPLSDATAFGNALAVLGAITLAGYVLAGRSIRQRVSLFPYVTVVYAACTITLIAIVGAQGHAFTAYPGREWLLFFLMALLPGLFGHTVINWTLGHLESIVVSVAWLGEPVGATILALALLAEVPDAVTVVGGVVVLAGIAVTTIDRERRTPATPEPVSE; via the coding sequence GTGTACCCCCCGACCGACGTTCGCGTCGCGCCGTACACCGCGCTGGTGGTGGCCATCCTCGCGGCGAGTACCAGCGCCATACTGGTTCGCTGGAGCGTCGCGCCGTCGTCGGTCGCCGCCCTGTATCGGGTTCTCTTTACGACCTTGCTCGTCGCCCCCGTCGCGTTCGTCTTCCACCGAAGCGAGTTTGGACGACTCACGCGAGGAGACCTCTTTTTCGCGACGCTCGCGGGGATCGCCCTCGCCGTTCACTTTGCGACCTGGTTCGAGAGCCTCAATCACACGAGCGTCGCGGCGAGCGTCACGCTCGTCCAGACCCAGCCGATCTTCGTCGCCGTCGGCGCCTGGCTGGTCCTGAACGAGCGGATAACGAGCGCGACGGTCGTCGGCATCGTCGTCGCGATCATCGGGGCGGGGACGATGTCGTTCGGCGACGCCGGTCAGGCGCCACTTTCCGACGCGACGGCGTTCGGGAACGCGCTGGCGGTCCTCGGCGCGATCACACTCGCCGGCTACGTCCTCGCCGGACGATCGATCCGCCAGCGCGTCTCGCTCTTTCCGTACGTGACCGTCGTCTACGCCGCGTGTACGATCACGTTGATCGCGATCGTGGGCGCGCAGGGCCACGCGTTCACGGCGTACCCGGGACGCGAGTGGCTGCTCTTCTTCCTGATGGCGCTGTTGCCCGGTCTGTTCGGTCACACGGTGATCAACTGGACGCTGGGCCATCTCGAATCGATCGTCGTCAGCGTCGCCTGGCTGGGCGAACCCGTCGGAGCGACGATCCTCGCGCTCGCCTTGCTCGCCGAAGTGCCGGACGCCGTCACCGTCGTCGGTGGTGTCGTCGTCCTCGCCGGGATCGCGGTGACGACGATCGACCGGGAGCGGCGTACACCGGCGACGCCGGAGCCGGTCTCTGAGTGA
- a CDS encoding 2-oxoacid:acceptor oxidoreductase subunit alpha: MSNDELIWRIAGGSGDGIDSTSQNFAKALMRSGLHVFTHRHYPSRIRGGHTYVEIRAAGHEVQSRGDGYNFLLALGDSFARNPQEDAYYGNEELKPLSENLDELREGGVIVYDEGLLTEDDVAELDLEARAEENDWYVYPVDLRGLAKEHGREVMRNTAGVGVTAALIDMDLAHIEDLMEDAMSGDVLEANLAILHEAHDMVEAEFDEVPELTVPTGEHDAAQALLSGSNAIAYGAIDAGCRFISGYPMTPWTDVFTILSQNFPDMGGVAEQVEDEIAAAALAVGASHAGAKAMSGSSGGGFALMSEPLGLAEMTETPIVLLESMRAGPSTGMPTKPEQGDLEFVLYTSQGDSARVVFAPGNVEEAYEQTRLAFEIAYDYQIPTILIYDQKLSGENTNVSVDFFDREPNPDLGSTLTEAELKEAAHDASGKFERFGYDDNEKGVSPRSIPGQAGGRYLATGNEHSPVGHISEDPDNRVFQMDRRLEKLEHIRDDLDEGETNQTYVGPDDAEYGIITWGSSQGAVFEAVSRLNDDDHSVRAVSVSDMMPFPETELTEFIEGVDEAMVVEMNATAQFRGLIQKELGRYGEKLTSLLKYNGNPFEPAEIVEGYEINVDGGEAEPSAQVRIEPAAGD, encoded by the coding sequence ATGAGCAACGACGAACTCATCTGGCGGATCGCGGGCGGTTCCGGGGACGGGATCGACTCGACGAGCCAGAACTTCGCGAAGGCCCTCATGCGTTCGGGGCTCCACGTATTCACGCATCGCCACTACCCATCGCGGATTCGTGGCGGTCACACGTACGTGGAGATCCGGGCGGCGGGCCACGAGGTACAGTCACGCGGGGACGGCTACAACTTCTTGCTCGCGCTGGGAGACTCGTTCGCGCGCAACCCCCAGGAGGACGCCTACTACGGCAACGAGGAGCTCAAACCGCTCTCGGAGAACCTAGACGAGCTGCGAGAGGGCGGCGTCATCGTCTACGACGAAGGGCTGTTGACCGAAGACGACGTCGCCGAACTCGACCTGGAGGCGAGAGCCGAGGAGAACGACTGGTACGTCTACCCGGTCGACCTCCGCGGTCTCGCGAAGGAACACGGCCGTGAAGTGATGCGAAACACGGCCGGCGTCGGCGTCACCGCGGCGCTGATCGACATGGACCTCGCCCACATCGAGGACCTGATGGAAGACGCCATGTCCGGCGACGTTCTCGAGGCCAACCTCGCGATTCTCCACGAGGCCCACGACATGGTCGAGGCGGAGTTCGACGAGGTGCCCGAGCTGACGGTGCCCACCGGCGAACACGACGCGGCGCAGGCGCTACTTTCGGGATCGAACGCGATCGCCTACGGGGCGATCGACGCCGGTTGCCGGTTCATTTCCGGCTACCCGATGACGCCGTGGACGGACGTCTTCACCATCCTTAGCCAGAACTTCCCAGACATGGGCGGCGTCGCAGAGCAGGTCGAAGACGAGATCGCGGCGGCGGCGCTCGCGGTGGGCGCGAGTCACGCAGGTGCGAAGGCCATGTCCGGATCGTCGGGCGGTGGCTTCGCCCTGATGAGCGAGCCGCTCGGGCTGGCGGAGATGACTGAAACGCCGATCGTGCTGCTCGAATCGATGCGCGCCGGTCCGTCGACCGGGATGCCGACGAAGCCGGAGCAGGGCGACCTCGAGTTCGTCCTCTACACGAGCCAGGGCGACTCCGCCCGCGTCGTCTTCGCACCCGGCAACGTCGAGGAGGCGTACGAGCAGACGCGTCTCGCCTTCGAGATCGCCTACGACTACCAGATCCCGACGATCCTCATCTACGATCAGAAGCTCTCGGGTGAGAACACGAACGTCAGCGTCGACTTCTTCGATCGCGAGCCGAACCCCGATCTGGGTTCGACGCTCACCGAAGCGGAGCTGAAGGAGGCGGCCCACGACGCCTCGGGCAAGTTCGAGCGATTCGGCTACGACGACAACGAGAAAGGCGTGAGTCCGCGGTCGATCCCCGGCCAGGCGGGCGGGCGGTACCTCGCGACGGGTAACGAACACTCGCCGGTCGGTCACATCAGCGAGGATCCGGACAACCGGGTCTTCCAGATGGACCGCAGACTGGAGAAGCTAGAACACATCCGCGACGATCTGGACGAGGGCGAGACGAACCAGACGTACGTCGGCCCAGACGACGCCGAGTACGGCATCATCACCTGGGGCTCGTCCCAGGGGGCCGTGTTCGAGGCCGTCTCCCGACTCAACGATGACGACCACTCCGTGAGAGCCGTGAGCGTCTCGGACATGATGCCGTTCCCGGAGACGGAACTCACCGAGTTCATCGAGGGCGTCGACGAGGCGATGGTCGTCGAGATGAACGCGACGGCACAGTTCCGCGGGCTGATCCAGAAGGAGCTCGGCCGCTACGGCGAGAAGCTCACCAGCCTGCTGAAGTACAACGGCAACCCGTTCGAGCCCGCCGAGATCGTCGAAGGATACGAGATCAACGTCGACGGCGGCGAGGCCGAACCCAGCGCACAGGTCCGGATCGAACCGGCCGCAGGTGATTGA
- a CDS encoding thiamine pyrophosphate-dependent enzyme: MSAFNAIGDEREVDSNEYTAGVEPQPTWCPGCGDFSVLKALKQALPEVGRNPEEVLCVTGIGCSGKLNSYLDSYGFHTIHGRSLPVARAAKLANPGLEVIAAGGDGDGYGIGGNHFIHSARENHDMTYIVFNNEVFGLTKGQTSPTSPKGHKSKTQPSGSAKDPLRPLSLGLTAGASYVARTAAVNPNQAKEILIEAMEHDGFAHIDFLTQCPTWNKDARQYVPYVDVQESDDYDFDVTDRREAAEMMYETESALYEGTVLTGRYYVDEERPSYQEEKRTVGELPDEPIAERYFDEDSEWERSYDLLERHT; the protein is encoded by the coding sequence ATGAGCGCATTCAACGCAATCGGCGACGAACGCGAGGTGGATAGCAACGAGTACACCGCGGGGGTCGAACCCCAGCCGACCTGGTGTCCCGGCTGCGGCGACTTCAGCGTCCTCAAAGCGCTCAAACAGGCCCTTCCGGAGGTCGGGCGCAACCCCGAGGAAGTGCTGTGTGTCACCGGAATCGGCTGTTCGGGCAAGCTAAACAGCTACCTCGACTCCTACGGCTTTCACACCATCCACGGCCGGTCGCTGCCGGTCGCACGGGCGGCGAAGCTGGCCAACCCGGGCCTCGAAGTGATCGCCGCCGGCGGTGACGGCGACGGCTACGGCATCGGCGGCAACCACTTCATCCACTCCGCCCGTGAGAACCACGACATGACCTACATCGTGTTCAACAACGAGGTATTCGGGCTGACGAAGGGCCAGACCTCGCCGACGAGCCCGAAGGGTCACAAGTCGAAGACCCAGCCCTCCGGCAGCGCGAAGGATCCGCTTCGGCCGCTGTCGCTGGGGCTGACCGCCGGGGCGAGCTACGTCGCCCGCACGGCCGCGGTCAACCCGAACCAGGCCAAGGAGATCCTGATCGAGGCGATGGAACACGACGGATTCGCCCACATCGACTTCCTCACCCAGTGTCCCACCTGGAACAAGGACGCCCGGCAGTACGTCCCGTACGTCGACGTCCAGGAGTCAGACGACTACGACTTCGACGTCACCGACCGGCGCGAGGCCGCCGAGATGATGTACGAAACTGAAAGCGCCCTCTACGAAGGGACCGTCCTCACCGGTCGCTACTACGTCGACGAAGAGCGACCGTCCTACCAGGAAGAAAAGCGCACGGTCGGCGAACTGCCCGACGAGCCGATCGCCGAGCGCTACTTCGACGAGGATAGTGAGTGGGAACGCAGCTACGATCTGCTAGAACGACACACGTAG
- the lrpA1 gene encoding HTH-type transcriptional regulator LrpA1: MSSQSTRDRILDVLESDAQASYAEIADRADVSKPTVRKYIDELESEGVIVGYSADVDPKKLSNQLIALVGMDVASERYVEATRALKAIDEVETLYSCTGDHMLLAEVRAPDGDTLGELISSTILTVDGITAAHPCFLQERLK, from the coding sequence ATGAGTAGCCAGTCGACGCGAGATCGAATCCTCGACGTCCTGGAATCCGACGCCCAGGCTTCCTACGCCGAGATCGCAGATAGAGCGGATGTTTCGAAACCGACGGTCAGAAAGTACATCGACGAACTCGAGTCGGAGGGCGTCATCGTTGGCTACTCGGCCGACGTGGATCCGAAGAAACTCTCGAATCAGTTGATCGCGCTCGTCGGCATGGACGTCGCGAGCGAGCGCTACGTCGAAGCGACCCGGGCGCTGAAGGCGATCGACGAGGTCGAGACGCTCTACAGTTGCACCGGCGATCACATGCTCCTGGCCGAGGTACGGGCGCCAGACGGCGACACGCTCGGCGAGTTGATCAGTTCGACGATCCTCACGGTCGACGGGATTACCGCAGCCCACCCGTGTTTCCTGCAAGAACGATTGAAATGA
- a CDS encoding nitrous oxide reductase accessory protein NosL — MSQPGSCRFDRTGRQIRSRRAVLTTLAGSAAALAGCTDLGGSGGNDDGDPTDDPGGAGDFYNAGAVAQDDHPITEPASFDRTSCPVCNMSAENAHGWMCQLAHADGTGLFFDSPGCLLAYYVLPETHATDDDVERIWFTDYQTRDLFDAEEGYLIDERNFDRHSYPMSGSPLPVETDEQAEAYVEEYDDLSEDDVNTIDDVDREFAEFYRGNRMP, encoded by the coding sequence ATGAGCCAGCCAGGTTCCTGCCGATTCGATCGAACGGGCCGCCAGATCCGCTCACGCAGAGCGGTCCTCACCACGCTCGCCGGGAGCGCCGCGGCGCTCGCCGGCTGTACCGACCTCGGAGGGAGTGGTGGAAACGACGATGGCGACCCGACAGACGATCCCGGGGGCGCGGGCGACTTTTACAACGCAGGGGCGGTCGCACAGGACGATCATCCGATCACGGAACCGGCATCGTTCGATCGGACGAGTTGCCCCGTGTGCAACATGTCGGCCGAGAACGCTCACGGCTGGATGTGTCAACTCGCACACGCCGACGGAACGGGCCTGTTTTTCGACTCGCCCGGCTGTTTGCTCGCCTACTACGTGCTTCCAGAAACGCACGCCACCGACGACGACGTCGAGCGGATCTGGTTTACCGATTACCAGACGCGCGACCTCTTCGACGCCGAGGAGGGCTACCTGATCGACGAACGGAACTTCGATCGCCACTCCTACCCGATGAGCGGCAGTCCGCTACCGGTCGAGACGGATGAGCAGGCCGAAGCATACGTCGAGGAGTACGACGATCTGTCCGAGGACGACGTTAACACGATCGACGACGTCGACCGCGAATTCGCCGAGTTCTATCGAGGCAATCGGATGCCGTGA
- a CDS encoding winged helix-turn-helix domain-containing protein: protein MSRSGGAVQTDSEPNRVLSALGSKYSAEILCAAGTPKSVQTLSEDIEIPIATCYRRIEELVEAGLLECEGRTLSEEGRRTNIYRRTLDEIEVDFSDEAPQCSQKRRTEAKNQLQDQLVE, encoded by the coding sequence ATGTCACGGAGTGGTGGAGCGGTCCAGACCGACAGCGAACCGAACAGGGTGCTTTCGGCACTCGGCAGTAAGTACAGTGCCGAAATTCTCTGTGCCGCAGGAACCCCGAAATCCGTCCAGACACTGAGTGAGGACATCGAAATTCCGATCGCAACGTGTTACCGACGGATCGAAGAGCTCGTCGAGGCGGGCCTGCTCGAGTGTGAAGGACGCACGCTATCCGAGGAAGGTCGCCGAACGAACATCTACCGACGAACGTTAGACGAGATCGAAGTCGACTTCAGCGACGAGGCCCCGCAGTGTTCACAGAAACGACGGACCGAGGCGAAAAACCAGCTTCAGGATCAGCTGGTCGAATAG
- the aglF gene encoding UTP--glucose-1-phosphate uridylyltransferase AglF, translating into MYAVVLAAGKGTRLEPLTEDTPKALVEVDGTPLIEDVFDNLIDVGATELIVVVGHLKEQIIERYDDEYRGVPITYAHQREQAGLAHAILQAEPFIDDDFMLMLGDNIFRANLGDVINRQREDRADAAFLVEQVPWEEASRYGVLDTNEYGEVVEVMEKPEDPPSNLVMTGFYTFTPAIFHACHLVQPSDRGEYELPDAIDLLIQSGRTIDAIRMDGWRIDVGYPDDRDLAEERIRERGPTKVSE; encoded by the coding sequence ATGTACGCTGTCGTCCTCGCGGCGGGGAAAGGGACTCGTCTCGAACCGCTCACCGAGGATACGCCGAAGGCGCTGGTCGAGGTCGACGGAACGCCGCTCATCGAGGACGTCTTCGACAACCTCATCGACGTCGGCGCGACCGAGTTGATCGTCGTCGTCGGCCACCTGAAAGAACAGATCATCGAACGCTACGACGACGAGTATCGAGGCGTGCCGATCACGTACGCTCACCAGCGTGAACAGGCCGGTCTGGCTCACGCGATCTTGCAGGCCGAACCGTTCATCGACGATGACTTCATGCTGATGCTCGGAGACAACATCTTTCGCGCGAATCTCGGCGACGTCATCAACCGCCAGCGAGAGGACCGGGCGGACGCGGCGTTCCTCGTCGAGCAGGTCCCCTGGGAAGAGGCCTCCCGGTACGGCGTCCTCGATACGAACGAGTACGGTGAGGTCGTCGAGGTGATGGAAAAGCCCGAGGACCCGCCGTCGAATCTCGTGATGACCGGCTTCTACACCTTCACGCCGGCCATCTTCCACGCCTGTCACCTCGTCCAGCCCTCCGACCGCGGCGAGTACGAACTCCCCGACGCGATCGACCTGCTGATCCAGTCCGGTCGAACGATCGACGCCATCCGCATGGACGGCTGGCGGATCGACGTCGGCTATCCGGACGATCGCGATCTGGCCGAAGAACGAATTCGCGAGCGCGGGCCGACGAAGGTGTCCGAGTAG
- a CDS encoding methylated-DNA--[protein]-cysteine S-methyltransferase, whose protein sequence is MILTLLGAEFEIDETYVCETKEPVRRQVRAYERGDRTTFDLDVTIPDGFLGDVMGRMNEIPYGEMRTYGELAASLDTAPVAVGQACAANPIPLIVPCHRVVASDGSLRGYSGAGGIETKRRLLDHESANSSDSVQAELPVDR, encoded by the coding sequence ATGATACTGACGCTTCTGGGTGCTGAATTCGAGATCGACGAGACCTATGTCTGTGAGACGAAAGAACCGGTTCGCCGACAGGTGCGGGCCTACGAGCGGGGCGACCGGACGACGTTCGATCTCGACGTGACGATTCCCGACGGGTTTCTCGGAGACGTGATGGGTCGGATGAACGAGATTCCCTACGGCGAGATGCGGACGTACGGGGAACTCGCCGCGTCGCTCGACACCGCCCCCGTCGCGGTCGGCCAGGCTTGCGCGGCGAATCCGATACCCCTGATCGTTCCGTGTCACCGGGTCGTGGCCAGCGACGGCTCGCTCCGTGGCTACTCGGGCGCTGGCGGTATCGAGACGAAACGCCGATTGCTCGATCACGAGTCGGCGAACAGTTCAGATTCGGTACAGGCGGAGTTGCCCGTCGATCGGTAG
- a CDS encoding UDP-glucose dehydrogenase family protein has product MYVSIVGSGYVGTTVAACLADLGHEVVNVDIDEGIVSSINAGEAPIHEPGLAPLLDEHAGGRLRATTEYDAVVDTDLTMLCLPTPQADDGTLDLGPMRAASEALGEALAGTDSGHLVVVKSTVLPGTTEDVVGSTVAEVSGLAVGDTLELAMNPEFLRMGTAVTDFQEPDKVVVGATSEDAATRLRDLYAPILAREGTNYVETDVRAAELIKYANNAFLAAKVSLVNELGNVAKAYDADAYEVLEAVGLDDRISDRFMRSGLGWGGSCFPKDVNAIRAGAREQGYDPELLDAVVAVNDGQPDRLVSLLAEHVDLEGATITVLGLSFKPHTDDIRKSRSLEVIDRLLARGASVVAHDPVAIENVRDYYAETDRSDSISFDDSIEGALSGADGAVLATDWPAYEQLPVEVMGGRILVDGRRVDVDRDELDVYEGLTW; this is encoded by the coding sequence ATGTACGTCTCCATCGTCGGCAGCGGCTACGTCGGAACGACCGTCGCAGCCTGTCTGGCCGACCTGGGTCACGAGGTGGTCAACGTCGACATCGACGAGGGGATCGTCTCGTCGATCAACGCGGGCGAGGCGCCGATCCACGAGCCGGGGTTGGCCCCGTTACTCGACGAACACGCCGGCGGTCGGCTCCGAGCGACGACGGAGTACGACGCGGTCGTCGATACCGACCTCACCATGCTCTGTCTGCCGACGCCGCAGGCGGACGACGGAACCCTCGATCTCGGGCCGATGCGGGCGGCGAGCGAGGCGCTCGGCGAGGCGCTGGCGGGAACCGACTCGGGCCACCTCGTCGTGGTCAAGAGCACCGTCCTGCCGGGAACCACCGAGGACGTCGTCGGGTCGACCGTCGCCGAAGTGTCGGGCCTGGCAGTCGGCGACACCCTCGAACTCGCGATGAATCCCGAGTTTCTCCGGATGGGGACGGCCGTCACGGACTTTCAGGAACCGGATAAGGTCGTCGTAGGGGCGACGAGCGAGGACGCCGCGACGCGACTCCGGGATCTCTACGCGCCGATCCTAGCGCGTGAGGGGACGAACTACGTCGAAACGGACGTCCGCGCTGCAGAACTTATCAAGTACGCGAACAACGCCTTTCTCGCCGCGAAGGTTTCGCTCGTCAACGAACTCGGAAACGTCGCGAAGGCCTACGATGCCGACGCCTACGAGGTCCTCGAAGCCGTCGGTCTCGACGACCGCATCTCCGATCGCTTCATGCGCTCGGGCCTCGGGTGGGGCGGGTCGTGCTTCCCGAAGGACGTCAACGCGATCCGCGCAGGGGCGCGCGAGCAGGGTTACGACCCCGAACTTCTGGACGCCGTGGTGGCGGTCAACGACGGCCAGCCGGACCGACTCGTCTCGCTGCTCGCCGAACACGTCGATCTCGAGGGCGCCACGATCACCGTCCTCGGCCTCTCGTTCAAACCCCACACCGACGACATCAGAAAGTCGCGCTCGCTCGAGGTAATAGATCGACTCCTCGCGCGGGGGGCGTCGGTCGTCGCCCACGACCCGGTGGCGATCGAGAACGTCCGAGACTACTACGCGGAGACCGATCGATCCGACTCGATCTCTTTCGACGACTCGATCGAGGGCGCGCTCTCTGGCGCCGATGGGGCCGTGCTCGCAACCGATTGGCCCGCCTACGAGCAACTGCCCGTCGAGGTGATGGGCGGACGCATCCTGGTAGACGGCCGTCGCGTCGACGTCGACCGCGACGAATTGGACGTCTACGAGGGGTTGACCTGGTGA
- the aroC gene encoding chorismate synthase, translated as MNGNRFGRLFQVTTYGESHGPSMGCTISGCPAGLELDEADVQRELDRRKPGQSTITTSRGEPDSVSIESGLQDGYTTGTPIGLTIENKDARSGKYEPFITSPRPSHGDFTYSAKFGTRNWGGGGRSSARETVNWVAAGAIAKKLLYREGIEIAAHVNQIGDVAAPDVDFETIRDTVDETDVRCAHQETAARMHELVEEYQRRGDSIGGSIYFEARGVPVGLGAPRFDSLSARLGQAMMAVPATTAFEFGLGREARDYSGTERNDEWEFDGDGTPVPVENDHGGIQGGISSGEPIYGEVTLHAPTSIPAEQQTVDWETGEVIEDAQVIGRHDPVLPPRGVPVVEAMLALTLVDFMLLSGRINPDRVDGSPGEYATDYHPSNPRTEE; from the coding sequence ATGAACGGAAATCGATTCGGCCGGCTCTTCCAGGTGACGACCTACGGGGAGAGCCACGGACCGTCGATGGGGTGTACGATTTCGGGCTGTCCGGCGGGATTGGAACTCGACGAAGCGGACGTTCAACGCGAACTCGACCGACGAAAGCCGGGCCAGTCGACGATCACGACCAGTCGGGGCGAACCCGATTCGGTGTCCATCGAGTCGGGGCTCCAGGACGGGTACACGACGGGGACGCCGATCGGTCTCACGATCGAGAACAAGGACGCCCGATCCGGCAAGTACGAGCCGTTCATCACCTCGCCGCGACCCTCCCACGGCGACTTCACGTATTCGGCGAAGTTCGGCACGCGAAACTGGGGTGGCGGCGGGCGCTCGTCGGCCAGGGAGACGGTAAACTGGGTCGCTGCGGGGGCAATCGCGAAGAAACTCCTCTACCGCGAGGGTATCGAGATCGCCGCCCACGTCAACCAGATCGGTGACGTCGCCGCCCCCGACGTGGACTTCGAGACCATCCGCGACACCGTCGACGAGACCGACGTGCGCTGTGCCCACCAGGAGACGGCCGCGCGCATGCACGAACTCGTCGAGGAGTACCAGCGACGAGGCGACTCGATCGGCGGGAGTATCTACTTCGAGGCGCGCGGCGTCCCGGTCGGCCTCGGTGCCCCGCGATTCGACTCGCTCTCGGCGCGACTCGGCCAGGCCATGATGGCCGTTCCGGCGACGACGGCGTTCGAGTTCGGTCTCGGGCGCGAGGCACGCGACTATTCGGGAACGGAGCGCAACGACGAATGGGAGTTCGATGGTGACGGTACCCCCGTTCCCGTAGAGAACGACCACGGCGGCATACAGGGCGGCATCTCCTCGGGCGAGCCGATCTACGGTGAGGTCACGCTCCACGCGCCGACGTCGATTCCGGCCGAACAACAGACGGTCGACTGGGAGACCGGCGAGGTGATCGAGGACGCCCAGGTTATCGGCCGCCACGATCCGGTGCTTCCACCTCGCGGCGTTCCGGTCGTCGAAGCGATGCTCGCCCTCACGCTCGTCGATTTCATGTTGCTCTCCGGCCGGATCAATCCCGACCGCGTCGACGGCTCGCCTGGCGAGTACGCCACGGACTACCATCCGAGCAATCCACGAACCGAGGAGTAG